The segment TATCAAAGAACAGCTCTCTGATATTATCCTGCTTCTGATAACAATCTTGGAATCAATACTACATACAACAATATTATGTCTCTTACTAACCTAATATTGCCAATATGGCCCTTCCACATGGTTTACTGACCACATGTGTACTATGATGTCATGAGAATACGTATACCCTGTCACTGGAGAGTAGTCAGTGCATATTATGACATCATAGGTATATGAAAACattaatgaattaatttttgaaTTTACAGTTAGTTGTTGATGTAATACGAAAATATATGGAGTCCTGAAAAAAACATATTCACCCAATATGATTTTTTCAAGGACCCCATATATTGCCGTTACTCCTCTACATAACTAATGATATACTCTATAATTGACtacattaaatgttttatatcaaAACTTGCTAAATTGCATTAGTTTACTTATTAATAATAActcaatgaaatacatgtataaatagcATACATTGTTATAGGCACATCATAATGTAATAAcagaaaactgctaattcagTTACCAAAATAAGAATCAAATCCTCTGCTTGTGGGCAAGTACTCCTTCTTGTAAAAACCTAAGTGCCATTTTCCCACAGCATGTGTTGAATATCCAGCTTCTTTCATTTTCTGTGGCAGTAATGGACTGTCTAGGGGTAATCCATTTGGCTGGGACGGCCAAATTATACCATGCTGAAGACCTGTATGTATCTAATCAATGCAAAACGTTTTAATTATACTAACATTAACAATAAACAGTTTCaagagtaaatttgaaattaaccTATGTCAAGGCATTGATATTGATGGTCATGAAATTGTGAATTAACTAGTAAATGCATGGGTAGAGTCAGGATAGAAGTAGCTCAACTATAGTGTGTACACCCACAGGATTTTTATTACTTTCAAGTCCCAGCCTGACAAACACTTGATATCCTCATGCAGAGACcatgcatatacatatatatatatatatatatcccaacTAAATTATTTATTTGTCCATTTATTGTCAGCTTTTGTCAAATTTGAAAAGCTGACAATAAATGgacaaataaataatttaattggGATATATCTTTTATGTACATATGTCAAAAGTTTTGACTACCTTTCAAGCTTTAACCTCTGTTTATCAACTCATTTGGTAATCAATCTTACCTGATAGCGCCCAGACATCAGTTGGCTCCGTGTCGGAGTACATATCGGCTGTACGTAGTAATTCTCCAACTTGATACCTTCCCCCGCGAGTTTATCCAAGTTGGGTGTTTTTATCTCGGATCCATGATACCCGATGTCGTTGTAACCAAAATCATCCGCTAGGATAAACAAAATGTGTGGTCGTGCACTTTTACCTCGCACTGAACATGCCAAAAAcaccaaaacaaataaaacGTGCAACGTTCTTAACATTTTTTCACTAGTATACTGCTTCGTCACATGATCACACACCTAGTCACATGATTAGCTTTATAAACAAAACGAGAAACGGGAAACGGGCCAATCGTTTCTGGCATCTTTCCCGAGCTTgccgaattttttttaaattttgtttgttttgagaATCAACATTTCTTTTATTACCAACTTTTAACAGGTATGTCAATATTATAAGATTCAAAACAAATGCCAAATAttacggaagcatattagggTTCCACACACAGGCGCTTATATtaattgtttctgtaaatgacttatgacctctgtatactaatagcAACacgttattagtatacagaggtcataagtcatttacagaaacaagtgcctgtggtccCACAGTATCTTTTTTAGATGaacatcaaatatttaaaaatatatatattctaagaGATTGATAAGCTGTTATAAGTGTATATAGTgtaattatcaatttgttttaataaatcATCAATCTAGAtatgttataacaaattagtaatatgtcagtataacaaattagtaatatgtcagtataacaaattagtaataaAACATTTTCCTCATAGGCCTACagttgtttattgttaaatattattttcatttttaacacTTTTTGTGTTAGTCCTACTTATTTATATGAATGCACTGCAGTTTTGAGGCGATATATGCTgtttgaattttgataaatgtagTACGTCTCTTTTAACAGATGGGAAtcccaacagaaatgaaagagaaatttaaatattaaaaataaatgtcatttttgcaaatatgaactgcaacgcttcacatACATCCGCATTAGCTAGTGCGCTTCATAAAGTATCCGGTGTGAATTTTAGTGTTTCAGTTATTTTAAATTCCTATCCtcattgaaatttatttaagCTAATGACTGCAATTTTTAGAAGTATAGACTAGATGCTGTCACAAGTTAGTAATTAATACCTGCACGAAGTGTTTACCATGAATATACTCTACTCTCTATATATATTCTTGCTGTATATGTCAAGATATTGGCCTCTTtataattgatgaaatatatttaaaccaATCTAGGTGATGACCCCTTAACcatatactgtaaattcctaaatatatgcgAGAAATTCattatcgcgtaatttcgcgagGAACATCACTcgcgaaaaaatatttctcgcttttatttttatattgctaaaatacatgcagAAACACTTTTAAAATCAACAGAGTACTCGCGAATTTATTTTCTCGCGATTTGACATCCATGAGTCATTTTGCGAtaataagtactcgcgtaaaataaggaatctacagtaaatATGATCCTGCTGCACATATCAAGATACTGAATGACAAGTGCCCTGGGGTCATCTCAACCCCCATGATTTTTTTgattgttcaaatatctttaaaatgtttgagagttcaaagtaaatatattcttgttacaccatcttcacaagtaaagggttattgattcgttacctcgaaCTAACGAGTGCGAGGTGttacgaatcaataacccttgacttgtgaagatgttacACATGACACAATGCACTGAGCACCAGGTGTTTGTTTGTCGTTTTCCCATCCTATTTTCCCcctggtgtaaaaaaaaaaaaaaaaaaaaaatgacaaacatttatTGCACATCTAAATAACCACACAATCGTctcccaaaagatgatttggctactgtataaaatgtataaatgcCAGAAGAGTTCTATAGAAAAACGTTTTTCAAACCCCAGGGTAACAATggaaattccgaaaccttatatTGCACATCGATATAGGACATCACTGATTATCTTCGAATTCGAAAAGGTGCTTAGCCAAGTACTGCGTAAAATGTATACAAGGGTTTGATTTGGAATCagtgattttttgttttaaaaaacatagTTTTTCTACCCCCGggatgaaaatttcaaaaaagtatCGCACATCTATGATCTACAGGACACCatcaatcatcttccaaaagatgattttggCTAGATCTGCGCGTAAATTAATGTcagagttctgggaaccagggtttttttttttttataaagaaaaaacatCGTTCTTCAACCCTATTTGGAtcccagggtgaaaatgaaaattctgaaaccttattgcactacaggacaccaccaatcaccTTCCGAAAGGTGGGTATGGCTACTGCGCAAAATTTAAAAGGGAACCagttgtttgtatatatataaaaaaaaaaaaaaaaaaaaaaaaaaaaaaaaaaaaaacaacgcggcatcggtttttttttatccctaTGAAAAAATATAAAGTTCCAAACCCTGATTACATCTACATACAGGACACCAACTATCATATTTCACAAGATTTTAATAGAGCAGCGAAAACAGCAATGACAGTTACTGTTTTGGGGCATAATAAACTTGATTAAATATAGTACGATGATGTGGACATCAgggcatcttcacaagtcaagggttattacgaggtaacgaatcaataatccttgacttgtgaagatgacatTAGGGGTGGATCCAAAATTGTAACAAACAGGATGATGCATGCCACCTTATAGAGTATATTCCAACACATATTAGGGGGTTACAACCTTAAAATACATGCAGTTAAAGTTCATCAAAAGTAAGTAAAACTCCAAAGTCATGAAGTAAATATTGTTACTCAAGAAAgttcttgtcaaaaggaataccaGGTTGTTTTTGATGGTCTTGATATCAGGGGCCTGAAAAAAAATGGCGGCGTTTATTTAAAATTGGGGGAAAACGTTTCATACAAAAAGCAAACCAgtgcatgaaggtaaacttggactccttctgactttcaaAATGGTCAAACcttacctcattcaaataagcagaggccaaaaCATTAGGtattgaagcaaaaattgtaatctgtacCAACAATTTAGCTACCCTGTTTTGATTTGGAAActttaaagcaaaaattggaaaaaatacctgcttttttagcattgggaatgtgGCCTTATTTTGACCCCCTACATACCCTTAAAAATCCCCCTGAAAACAcacgtgaaatatgaaagccccatcactaaccattcaaaggTTGTGGCCAAggttagtttttaaattttggtaccaaaaggaAAGGTCTCGTCACAAAGTATGAAAGCCCATCATCTCCactcaaaagttatggccatgGTTAAACTTTTAGCTTTCAAACAAATGGACAGACCAAAATCTATGTATACCCCCAATTATCTGATTACGGGGGCATATGTGAGAACACCCCCTTAGATCCACCACTTGAAAACCAGACATGACCTTGAACTGCCTCCTTTTCTTAAATGCGAAAAAACAGAAAGAGACAAAAGTGAGAATTTCTAgttaacatatttattttaataatgtaCAACTttcagctaaaaaaaaaaaaaaaagatgtaaaTACAAGTCTATTGTAGTACAAAGTATACAAAAGGAATGTGAATTGGACATTATTGAATGATATGTATCTTGTataaaatattcacattttcCAATAAAATGGCATTagttatatttcattttcacctCACAACCACACAAAAATAAAGTATATCCACAGTTCTCAAAAAATTATGAGTATGAAAATAGTTCCTAAAACATAAAATTGTAGTTAAAACTCTTGAATGCTATGCATTTTACAACAATTTCCATGAAACTGGGCTGTTACATGTAATagagtgaaatattttatgcagaatgaacaagaaataaaaacatgtattatatacacataACTATAACTTCTTTTAAAAAGCATCGAATAACAGCCACATGTTAAAAAGGTTGAAGGAAAGAGAAATGTTAAGGCCTCTTAGATTCTGATGCCATTTAAGACCATACATATTTTGAGAAAGAAGTGTAAAACACAAAATCTTCATTAATTATAAAGTAGTCAAATTTATGAGATACCGATGCAATAATAAAACCTAACAAAGGGATGAGATATCAATGAGCACTTGTTCagatttaaattttcataaattcaaaaatttctGTCAGTGTTCACATTGAATTAATATGCAGTAACTGGGGGTACAATGCATTGGGTGCAAAGATGATTACATGAGTTTACTATATAAATTTACTTCATAACTCTTAGTTTCTCTATATATTAGAAAACAGAATATGGAGTccgttttaaaatacaaaatgacaCATATGGTGTAAGATGAAACTTATGAGGTCATGAAGTTTATGGATATTAGCAATGAAAGAATGATCAACTATAACATGTATAATCAAAAGTCAATCTGCTGaattttcaatcttttatgaTTGAATTGTTTCACAATTGATATTATATGCAATTGGGAAATGCTTCAATCAATTGTTCATCCAAGCCATTGATAAGATATACACAGTAGTAAATTGCAAAGTATTTTTCTCGAGTTTAAATCTTCTGTcctatacaacacaatacacagttATTTAAACATTAACCACTGTAACACTCAACTGTGCTTATAAAATCAACAGTGACCAATCATCATGTTCATTCACTGATTATAACAAaagttgtcagaagacaacatagCTTGCTGGGAAGAAGGAATCTACTGACTCTATTCatttggttcaaaagatatctAACCAAGattaacatttttgaaaagtatgtcaaagtCCAAAATAAAGGTCAATAGGTCAAATTGacaagtcttggtaccaaatgaATGGCTTGGTTATGAGGCATTTATAAAAGATGTATCAAAGCTCTATCCCCTTGATTCAAAAGAGATAGCCAAGGTTAACATTTTCCCCTTAAAGTGTGACACCAAGACAATAGCTCTCCAAACATCCATCCCAGCAAACTAAAAGTATTTTGATTATCAATCACTAATGGCCATACATTTGGAAAGTATCAATGGAAGATATAAGCACTGAAGAGGTAAAATCATTTCTGTACTCTtaaaatttaacaaaaacatGTTCGACTTCTTGTGAATTAGTTAACGTGGGAAAGGGTTGCATAGTCCAAAGTCAGTATATGAAGTTTCTCCTGAAAATTTGCAGACAAAATCTAAAGCTTATGCAAAAAGCACACTGAGAGTAACATCATGATTGAAATCATACTAAATGTTAACATTCCAGCACTGTTTATTTGCCCAGTGGAGTCTGGTGTTGGAATACTTGAAGACTGGAGTTCGATTTGAGCACTTCCACTTCCCTCTGCGTTTGAACCCATACACTGGTAATAACCAAAATCCGCATTGGTAACTCTCTTTATTGTCAGTTTTATTCTTACTTTGTCAGATGCACCCTCAATGTATGTTGTTTCATAATTGCCACCTGTAGTGATACCTTTGCCATTTTTTGACCATGAAACCTGTTTTGATGAAGGAATGGGGTAGCCCTCGAATTCACACATCAAGTCCTTCCGATATCCAATCATCTGTGGTACTGGATTCTGAACTGCTCGACCAATTGGCTTGAATTGGACAACCACTGAAACAATTCGGTATGCTTTGCCTTTTTCATTTTGTGCAGTGCATTTATATGATCCACGGTGATCTGGTTGTGCTTTTCCAAGGTCAAGGACATAATTTCTGTACTCCCTCCCTCCAGTTGGTAAAAGACCTCCTGCTAGCTTTTCCCACTTCACAATTGGAAATGGTCTTCCCGTCGCATTGCATTTCAACGACACCGGATCCCCAACCTTAACGGTCATATCACTGTCTGTTTCCAAGTCCGCAATTTGAGGCGCTGTGACAACCCTTAGAGTTCGTACATCTTTGGCATACTTCTGCACGCCAGTTGAAACTTGACAGTAGTATTTCATTTCATCCGATATCTGCACGTTCTGGATTTTCAATCGCCATTGCAATGAGGAGGGGACATCAATTTGGTACTTGAAGGGATCTTTGGAATCTGGACCGATAGAAATAGATATCAAAGGTGCTCCGGGTTGCATTGGTATACCCACCCACTCGACATCCTTATCTGGTGGTTTGTTTTCAACTTTGCAGGTGAGGTAAGCGTCGCTATTTTTCGTCACAGTCATAATTTTCTCCAAAGGTGTGAACTTGGTCGGTGGACTGGTTTCATCTATTGTGACGTCTGGATCGTTCGCAAAAACAAATGTAATCAAAACACAAGCGAAAAATATTGGTCTCTTCATTTCTATGGCATTTACGACATCGAAACGACGAAAGAGacttttgaaaacaaacaaaatgtccaATGACTAATTTTGCTTCCGGAGTCTAATAATGCGCATGCGTCATGTGGCAGATTAACTCGTGTATTAGTCTATTCGTAACAATCTGGAGTTGAGCAGGTGTTGTGCACACCCAGTTTATGCATAGGACTATTTATTGTTTTGGTCTAATATGGCTTTCTACCAAGATTTcaaagtcatacattttgaaGATATTAATGTTAATTCTGAAACCGAATTATTGTATTTATGAATACACAGAAagaccaacaaaaaaaaacaaaaaaaaaaaaaaaatagaaataaaaaaacaaacaaacaaacaaacaaaacaataaaaaaaccaacaacaacaaaaacttaATCAATATGTGTTTTGGGAACCTCACAGATATACAACACGTCAACTGACCCACTTTTACTCAAGGGGCAATCGAAAAATatgatttagtttttcttgctgAAACCCATGTGCATTTACATCGCATCCAACGGGGCATTTGAGGTGTTACTATGCGACGATCAGGATGTTGATCTTTTCCGCTTTGGACAAGGCGAGTTCATTTCCTATTTTTACAAAAAGGATCCAATGTCCGATTAAATCTATTACGGCACGGAAGGAAGGCACAATAATGATTTCTTAAACTAACTACAAAGTAGATGTATGTCTTGCAGTTTTTGCAAACACCTCCGCCCAATTTGAGAATCCGGCTCGAAAAACAAAACACCACGCATTCTTTTCGGAGTGCCAAATGAACAAAAACTTTtcttatttgaagatatcatcaattcatttgatgagcaGTACAATCAGTGCAAGATCTCATCAAATAATAAAGGATACCTTCAAATCCAAATTATTGCGCGCatgaattaattgaattgtagaTGGTATAatgctgaattgatgcgtgctatgattgaattgttgctctcttccaatgaattgatgatatcaacaattgaattgaagtaGTTGCATGGGCATTCTGCCACTACTGTtgatatgttctttttacttcgcgttgtgtggtgtgtttttttttatgataataggtgttatgtaaagtattcaaccctttagatatttccaggtaagtttgagtccgcctagagtgaggctagtacatgaaataaaataataaataaataaagtctTAAACCTTTGATGAAGTTCaacaattgtatgataaataccaaaataaTAATCCCGGGGAATGAATGCGGCTTGGGAgaaaaatataactaaataggaaaaataaagaaacaataataaaaaattcagGGTGAGGCAACTCCCGATATTTACCTTGTTGCAAGGTTTAGCTCAGCAGAAGCCCGGAGCACGGTTGTGCTCGGGTTTAAATACCATAGGCAAGTtacgtggtctttccggaatttccctccgccatcttgggatgatagtaacgatcgttactatcatcagtttaataccagtgaacTTACTGGCTCTGttaaatattacaatatatgATGCGACCATCTTGATAATGATATTTGGttggcgagagagagagagagagagcacttATCTATTGAATTGTCGCTTTCTTTGAAAGAAATTAATCGATGAGCACAGTAATTCCTAATACAAAACTGTTATATCAATCAAAGATATATTCAAgtgaattaaagaaatcatcaaATCAAGCACGAAAATAAATATTGCagcaataattccaccacattgatgcgcAGGgactcggttgtcagatattgaagttttgtattatttgttcccgaataataaattgcaGTTTTGCATTATTTGCgtccgaataataaattatatatataaatccaccaccaaaatccgcttttttcgTCGTTTTAAAGAAGTGTATCATATGTGTACGTTTAAAAAAGTACACGATACACCTTTTTTTAAACGACGAAAAatgcggattttggtggtggattttattatataatttattattcgggaacaaataatacaaaacttcaatatctgacaactgAGCCCCTGTgcattgatgcgcacatcaactTGATTCTCCATAGTAAACAGGAACGTGGGGCAGGTACCCACTCATTATTATAGTCAGATAGTATTTGTTTTGAAGTTGTATTTATCAGACATTTAAGACTGTTCTGGAAACTACAGCAGGCATATCTCACCTGTCCCCACGTTCCTAGCTGAATACCTTGGATAATTTCAATAATTAATCGTCTTACAAGTAAGTTTCAAATACGCTGTGGCCAAACGttatttggatacaaccattcatACGCAAGATACAATCGTGCTTttaacgcagagtacaaccaaccctTATACGGCAATTTACTATGGGGAGTGTAGATGTCCGTGAGGAGGGGTTAGAAAGTGCTCAATAGTTTTTTTTACACTAAAAATTCTTGGGATCATATGCCTATCAGGTGCATGACGCAATGAATTCTGGTTTGAATGATATATAgcatatagatatatagtattttactatattggcatagacttgagaatcgcccagaatcatccctgttatacagtgcttatacagagaatatcaatctgaattcatataatataaattgttggcacaaaaacgttaattattttaaggaaaaaatgggcattttggtacccaattgtaaaaatctcaaattctcatttttcaaaaaacaaatgaagaatcaggtacggaaacaatttttactttactggtcaaaacgacatgaagagggtcagaaatcaggaaaactcacaacatatttttcgtataaagaaaactttactatggaaagttatatatttttaaaatccctagaattaagaaaaactctatgtagatttcgaattagtgcacatgaccttcgaattgaaagaggaagatatgaatttacaaaaaccaattctggccagaagatttctttagaaagaaacgaaagaatatgtgaattatgtaaccttaattgtgttgaagatgaatttcatttccttactgattgcccattctatgttgaagagagaaatatattttttaatggtatatacaagctcaacaaaaattttatctatctaacaaataaggacaaattcacttggttgatgattaatgaagacaaaccagtaattgtcaaattgagtgaatatttagtgcaaactttcagaaaaagaagtaatgctttaaaactgcaaaaatcattatagtttattattcatatattggtataatattgatactgtccatctacttgtatatatacatgattagcaattcatatatgtatgtacttgtttccccaacatgctgcatctacacgcagtttgcagtctctgtaacctgtagttaatgttgtaaactttctttcttttttgaatttccttctttataaactgtcttactgttatgccctctgggcccaaaattggaataaacttatcttatcttatcttatctatagcATTCGCCATTCGGCGAGATCCCCTACTACTTGCTCAAACACTTCAACACAGAAAATTTCGCGTAAATTGGTCTCAGTCgttctttttcttcattttgttaGAAACAGAAAAA is part of the Ostrea edulis chromosome 2, xbOstEdul1.1, whole genome shotgun sequence genome and harbors:
- the LOC125680393 gene encoding protein amalgam-like, with product MKRPIFFACVLITFVFANDPDVTIDETSPPTKFTPLEKIMTVTKNSDAYLTCKVENKPPDKDVEWVGIPMQPGAPLISISIGPDSKDPFKYQIDVPSSLQWRLKIQNVQISDEMKYYCQVSTGVQKYAKDVRTLRVVTAPQIADLETDSDMTVKVGDPVSLKCNATGRPFPIVKWEKLAGGLLPTGGREYRNYVLDLGKAQPDHRGSYKCTAQNEKGKAYRIVSVVVQFKPIGRAVQNPVPQMIGYRKDLMCEFEGYPIPSSKQVSWSKNGKGITTGGNYETTYIEGASDKVRIKLTIKRVTNADFGYYQCMGSNAEGSGSAQIELQSSSIPTPDSTGQINSAGMLTFSMISIMMLLSVCFLHKL